The genomic segment GCCAAAGTTCCCGGTGTCtgaaaagttgtttttcctCAACTCGTATTCTCGCACCTGAAACGTCGGTTCTTGGTCACTGTTTTGTTCCTGACTGGAAGCAGAATTCAAACTCCTGCCCACTGCTACCAGACCCCAACTCACTCATAAGTTATTGAGTCTTTATCCCAAAAATTTACTCCCCCAGCTTGCTCCTAAATCCCAGCAGCAATGACAGAATCAGCTGCTGCACCAATTAGCTCTTAAATAAGGATGAAACAGCAccagacaaacaaaaacacccagtGTCAACACTTCACTCCGTGTATCTGACCTGTACCCACATTTCCCCTTCAGTCAGAATGGAAACGTTCTGTTCTTTCCCAAACCAAAGCTCCAGCCCAAAATCCTCACCTTCAACCCCTTCTCCAGGATCTCCTCAGCTTTGGCCCCGCGAACCGTGCAGTGAACAGCGATTTTCTCGTTTCTCCTGATCCCGAAGGACCTCACCGTGTACCGGGCTGTGGGCGGCAACAGTGACACTGAGAGGAGAGCCAGAGAATTCCCGCCGGGACTTTCGGAGCTTCGCGACACCAAATAAACTCAAGGAATTAAAAAGAACCGAGGCAGCCCCACCTTAAGGgatgctggcagagcagcagaatgaGTTTGGACACAGAACTGAACTGACACAAACGCGCACGAGTCCCTGGATATTTAACCCCCAaattctccagcagctctgccaaggaGCCCTTCCCCGACACCCgcggggaaggaaggaaaacaaccGGGACAACCACCGGGGCTCCTCCGCCGCCGCTCACCTTTGGAGAAGACGGGGGTCTGCCCCgtgagctgctccagcactttGGCGGCGCGGGTGAGGCGATCCCCGCTCTCCCCGACGCAGATGTTGAGGCAGAGTTTGCGGATCCGCAGCTCCCGCATCGGGttctccttctctccttggTCTTGCTGCGGAGAGACCACACCGGGGGTAACGGGGCGTTCCCGGGGCACGGCCCGCCGCTCGCCCCGCCAGCCCCACGACGCTTCGCCAGGGGTCCGGAGCAAGGCCCGCGCCGCCGGACCCCgcgccccgctccccgccgggccccggccccggcgccgcGGGCGCTTCTCCAGCACCGCCGCCACCGGGCGGGCCGCGGCCTGTCACGGCAGCCGCTCCCCCGGAGCGCCCCACAGGCTCCTCCGCGCCCATCCCGCCCCCGCGCCTCTTCCGCCGGCCttccccgctcccgcccgcaCGGGCCGCGCCCGGGGGAGCCCCGCCGAGCGCGGATGGCGGCGGATGCAGACGGTGCCGGCCCGCGGCCCCGGCACTCACCGCCATGATGGAGGCGGGGAAGAGGCGGgcgcgccgcggccgcggggGGTTATGGGAGCGGCGGCGCCCCCTGGCGGGCGGAGGGCGGGGTTGCCATGGCAACCGCGGGCCTGTCATGGCTCCCTCCGTTAATTAATCTgcataattaaaaacaaagtcaAGTGCAGTAATAACGGCAAATAGTAATAGTAATGACAATTAACcgagagaggaaaaagcaacCCAAACATGTGATGCACTCAGAGGGGGAGTGGAActtcccagcttctctgggaatggggcagccCAAACTCACCTCACTTTGGAGTCCAAACTTCTCTTCAGTGGCCACATCCTGAGCATAAACTGCCTTCAGTGAAGCTCACACTCAGTAACGATGGCACCAGCTCAAGGCTTTCCCTGTTTatcccttctccctgcctcctcagagCCGTGCTCAGGGCTGCCAGCCCGAGCTCTGTAATGCCATCAATTATTTTTTGCCCCAGTTGCTTCTAAGCGGGGATGAAGGATAAATGAATAATCAGCTTGTCTCattaaggagagaaaaaaagtgtcAGGAGTCTCTGTGCAGAGGGTGTGAAAAGCCTCTAGTTAAAAAGTAACACTGCTGCTTCATCATGGATTTACCTCATCCAAGAACCGCTTTGCTGGAAAtagctgcaggctgggctggcttCCAGCAATCCATGGATCCTGTTTGGGATCTGGCCATGCTGCAGGGCTCCTTCCCACGGGCACAGGCTCAGGGCACTGCAGCCAGCACGGGGCCAAGGGGAGCAGGTtggggccaggagctggacagaGGAGGGTGAAGGAGCTGCCCGTGCCCCTGTGCCCCTTCCCAAGCCCGTGGctctctccccacagccctccGTTGCCCAGTCCTGGATGGTCCCACTGCCAAAGGCTGTGCCCAAGATCAGGCAAAGAGGCTGAGGGCTGCAGACAGGGAGAAGGAATTGCTCCGGCCACTCTGGGGATCCTGAGGGACAGGAACAGAGCTCAGTGGTGTCACCCTTCCCTTTATCTCCGTGTAGTGACCACCCCATTGCTGCCACTTGATGGCATTAACTCATCccatcctctgctcctcactcctgccagcagcagaacagctcTGCTCAACTCCAGACATGGAGATCCAGagaatcatggagtggtttgggttggaccTTCAAGCTCATCCCGTtcaatgagcagggacacctcccactgtcccaggctgttccaggccctgtccagcccggccttgggcactgccagggatccaggggcagccacagccagggcctgcccaccctcactgGGAACAATTGCCAGACCCTGTCTTGTTGGAGAGACATTTCCTACCTTGGCATTTCTCCGCTGAATTCTGGAAGCTTttcctgcctggcacagagcttTCCACTCACCCACTCCCTCGACCCTCTCCCCATCTCCAAATACATCCAGATGGGGTCCCATGTGGAGCTCTTCCTGCTTTGAGTCATCCCTGTCCCTAGAATAGTCCAGAGCTCTGCTTTGCCAGGTGCTACAACACATTTTCTCTGCGAGAGTGGGTGGGCTTGGTGTCATTTCTGATTCAGTGCAAAGGAAGGAATCTGTTGCTTAGAGCAGGTTTGGTTTTTATCCAGGGATGTGCTGTTGGTTCTGGCCCCAGGTTACCTGGCTGATGAGAAGtccagctgcagtgggagcaaTAATCCCTGCCACTATTGTGATTCTAATCCCTGCCAGAGGTATTTGTGATTCCCAACAGGAACCCCGAATatctggggacacagagagcaAAGATTTCCTGAGCGAGGCTGGGAGGAAACTGTGACAAGGAGTGAGAGGAGTGGGTGCTTCCTGTGCCTTCCCTCACTGCGGGAATGCTGCCTGGAGCGCTCAGCAACGTTAGGATCGTCCCTGCAAGAGTGAGGGGGATTTTTAGCCTTTATTTCACCCCTTATCTTCCAATGCCAGCAGCTACAGAAGAAAAGGGAGAGCAGGAATTGCAGAGGCCTTGTGGgactgggaaagggaaggatgCAGAGCCCGGGAGGGCACAGATGGGCAATATCCATGTGGTTGATAGTGATGCCTGCCCCTGGCATGCTGATGATTGTCAAGGCCAGCGTGAGAAGGACCACAATGACTGCGGGACTGCAGCCAAGGCACGGCGCAGCCACGAGGGAGGCGGCTGGGAGCAGCTTCCCTTGGGAGGAAATGGGAAGTGTTCTACAGCAGGCCACGCAAGTGTGTTGGAAAGGCTGGGTGGCAGATGAAGGCTTGTCCTTACTCGGTGCCGAGAAGAACTTCCTGACTGGTGCTGTACCAAGCGCCCGCCTCTGCAGGAGGAAATCAGCCAGCGGCCCCGCCAGGATGTGCCGCAGCCCATTCCCAACGCGCGGCAGGGCACAGAGGATGCAGTGCCACGTGGATAACACACAGGCAGGGCCCCGTGGGTTTCCTGGCTGCGTGTcccggggcggggagcgggacACGGCCACGGGAGCCGCAGGATTTGGGATTCCTGCGTGGGATCGGGAACGGCGGGACTCGAACCCGCGGTCCCGGGGGAGTCCCGGGCCACGCCCCCGCAGCAGACCACGCCCACTCAACGAACCACGCCCTGATTGGCCCCGCCCCagtcccggccccgcccctcgccgcCGGCGGGTCATGTGACGGGCCAAGATGGCGGCGCTCATGGCGGCGGTGCCGGTGCTggcgctgctggggctgtgcctgggccccgcggccgccgccacGCCGCTGGTGATCTGGCACGGCATGGGTGAGCCGGGACCCTCCGCCAGCgcccgcgggggcggcgggacTTGGCTGGGGGCCGAGCGGGACCGAGGGGCGCCCGCTCCGGTGTCCCCCTCCAGTCCGCTGGTCTCCGCGGGGACCGGGAGGTGCTGACCCTCCTCGGTCCCGTGGTGTGTTTGTGGAGGTGAGGCGAGAGCCGGGGCCGTGGCGGTGAATCCCGGTGTTCCCTCTGGCAGGAGACAGCTGCTGCAATCCGGTGAGCATGGGCTACATCCAAAAACTGGTGGAGAAGAAAATTCCGGGGATTTACGTTCTGTCGCTCAAGATCGGCAGCAACCTGATCCAGGTGAGCCGGGTGGCGCccgggcgggcagggcagggtggggcgGGAGCTGCTGCACCCCGTGGTTTAACAGGATGCCACCAGGatttctgctgtgctttccctgctcattttctttcctcGGGGAGCTAAACAGCTTTGACAGGTAGAACCCGATAAAGTCCAGCTAATACCTGCAGAAAAGCACTGGGGGAAAACAAATCCCTGACCTAAATTGGATTAATATGCAAATCCACTGATTAGCACACTCTGGCCACTGCAGGGAATTCGTGGGGTGGATGCTGTGTGAGGCAGAGCtttgtccctggctgtgctcctcGATTTGCAAACATTTATTTACTTCAGTGTAATAAACTGAACACTTCTGCACCTCTGTGGGTTTGGGCAGTTTTTGTAGTCCTGTGaaaattctttaaataatttctcagGACAGTGTGCAGTGCAGGTGGTTTTCTGGGCTCTGGAGGAGTTTGAAtgttaatttatatatataaatatatatgaacAAAATCTGAAGAGATTCAGGCTGTGGAGCACTTTGGGGAAATGTCACTGTCCCAAAACTGAGACAGTTTTgccaagcagagcagggaagtcTGGTGAGGGGAAGTGTCAGAACTGgaatttcccttccctccctgtgaAGGCTCAGGTCCTTTTTGAGATCCCCAAATGTTCAGGGGTCTGTTTGCAGAGCTTAAAACAACCCCAGCCACAAAGGCACCAATGCTGTGTGCTGATCTGGTCCCCAGGACATGGAAAACAGCTTCTTCATGAACGCCAATGAGCAGGTGAGGGAGGTGTGCACCCAGCTGGCCTCGGACCCGCGCCTGCAGCAGGGCTACAACGCCATGGGCTTCTCCCAGGGAGGCCAATTCCTGTAAGTccgccctgctgctcctgccccggggctcctgggggctccAGTTCTCCCTTTAGACCCTTCAGAAGCTCTCAGCAGACACAAACTGCTGAATTCCTGAGCTCCAAAGGGGCaggctgtgttttcctgggCAGGGTTAAACCCTTGGCAGAGGTTCCACAAGTGCCCAGGCCCACGCAGAGCCTGCCCCTGTGGCCTGGcacgccctgccctgccctgccctgctccctgctcttcccccaCAGGAGGGCTGTGGCCCAGAGGTGCCCTGCTCCTCCCATGCTCAACCTGATCTCCGTTGGGGGACAGCACCAAGGTAGAGACCCTGCAGCTCTCACAGCTCCCGGGCTCCTTCTGGGGCTCTTTCCTGAGCTCTCATCACTTCCTGGTGGATTTAATTTGTTCTTGTCTGGATCTGGTGATGTGTTTGGCCCAATTAGCGTTTGCTGATTTCGTTATCTTGATCTTGCTCAAGTGGCAGTGGGAAgggccctgtgccagcagctggcaccACTGCTGGGCAGGGTTCTTGGGATGAGATATTCTGGGAGAAATTCCTACAGATCAGAGCCCCTGTGGGGCTGAACCCTCCGTGTCCCCGGGGTGTTTGACATCAGCACCTGGAGGCCAAAgccctggggagagggaggtgTGGAGTGAACAGTGGCTGGCAGTGAATCCCAAACTCTCTGCCCTGAGAATTCCACGGCTTCTTTGGAAGATTTGTAGGGATCCCCATCCCCTGtctctgccacagctcctgggacagGAGGGCTGTCCAGGAGcttgcagggctgaggggatcCCAGGGGGGCCGAGgggatcccagcagggctgaggggatcccagcggggctggggggatcCCAGCGGGGCTGAGGGGATcccagcggggctggggggatcCCAGCTGGGTTCAGGGGATcccagcggggctggggggatcCCAGGGGGGCCGAGGGGATCCCAGTGGGGCTGAGGGGATCCCAGCGGGGCTGAGGGGATCCCAGCGGGGCTGAGGGGATcccagcggggctggggggatcCCAGCTGGGTTCAGGGGATcccagcggggctggggggatcCCAGCAGGAATGAGGGGTCCCAGCGGGGCTGAGGGTATTCCAGTGGGGCTGAGGGGATCCCAGCTGGGTTCAGggggtcccagcagggctgactgagcctgtccctgccccaggggtgtTCGGATTCCCGCGCTGCCCCGGGGAGAGCTCCCACCTCTGCGACTGGATCCGCAAAACCCTGAACCTGGGAGCCTACACCaaggcagtgcaggagcagtGAGTGCAtcccccgggcagccccgggcacagcagcagctctggcagcccgggctgagcccaggcagcccaggctgagcccaggctgagctctggcagcccaggctgagccctggcagcccaggctgagccctggcagcccaggctgagcccaggctgagctctggcagcccaggctgagccctggcagccctggctgagccctggcagcccaggctgagcccaggctgagctctggcagcccaggctgagccctggtagcccaggctgagccctggtAGCCCGGGCTGAGCCTTGgcctctcccctctgcagcctggtcCAAGCTGAGTATTGGCACGACCCGCTGAGGGAGGAGGACTACAGGAAGAACAGCATCTTCCTGGCTGACATCAACCAGGAGAGGGTAAGGAACGGAGGGCAGGAGCCTGGGAGGTCCCAGTTGAAGAGCAGGAGGtttccctggctctgggctcTCCAGTGGCTCAGATTTGCTCTCCTGCTTCCATCCAGGGCATCAACGAGACCTACAAGAAGAacctgatggctctgaagaagTTTGTGATGGTGAAATTCCTCAACGATACCATGGTGGACCCTCCCATCTCCGAGGTGAGGAGGGCAGGGTGGGTCTGGGGGCTTTGTTTGTCCTTTGGTGGCAGAACTGGGGGTTGCAGAGGGGCAGGCTGGGCACAAACACAGgcctgacactgccctgcctgcagcaggagctgctgggagcctgCTTGGCTCCTGGgagcccctcagcagctgctccttcgtttttttaatccttttttatgcagtggtttgggttttacAAAAGTGGCCAAGCCAAGGAGACCATCCCTCTGCAGGAGACCTCGCTGTACAAAGAGGTGAGTTCTGGGGGCTGCTGTGTCCCCTTTTTGCTGTCCCTGAGactccacagctctgctcttgtCCCTCCTGGGcccttcctccccctgccaggacctgttTGTTCAGGGAGACGTttccctcctggcactgctggagctcagggccTGACCCTGGTGGTTCCAGCCTGGCTCAGgatccctcagctctgctcctgctcaaAGCTTTCCTGCCAGAGCCCCCTGAAATCCCTTCTGCCCCTCcgtgaggagcagagcagaggtggaACCTCCCCTTCTCTCGGCAGGACcgcctggggctgcaggagatggaCAAGGCAGGGAAATTGGTGttcctgggggtgcagggggatCACCTGCACTTCTCAGAGCAGTGGTTTGACAGCACCATCCTCCCCTTCCTGCAgtgagctcctctgcagcagggacagcgtTTTTCCACTGTCActaacaccagcagcagcagccaaacctgcagggatttggggaagggGAACAGGGGGAGGGTTCAGCTCAGCAGGGTGGAATTGCACTCCCATCTGGGCTGACTCCAGCCTGGTAAACCCAGCCGagttcccagagctgtggctgagccctgaggggtccctgggtgagggcagggctgtgccaggggtttgttctccatcccctcctcctgcaggacaCACTTGGCAGTATTAACCCAACTCACTAGAGCAGGGATCAGCAACTCATGGCTGTATGCAGGGGAATCGTGTTACAGCCCTTCACGATGGGGGAAAAGGGcaaatttaggggtttctggTAAAAATAAAGGGTTTGGAATTCAGCAGTATTAACAGCTTGAACAGTTTTCAACTAATGGCTTGGTCTGTGCTCTTTTGTACAACTGAAATCAATAAAGAACTTTCCATCTaaccaactaaaaaaaaaccttggaCAACTACTGACTGTGTTtggaggggagctggggaaaaTCTGGGAAAGATTTGAAGGAATcagggcagggtcaggcagAGGGGGGTCCCCAAAAAGAGACAAGAGCCACAGAAATGAGCAAGTTGGCATTAACTTTATTCTATCTTCCGTATAATCTTAAGTACAtaagaaaggttttttttccacaagccTCAGGAGAAGACAAGTACAAGTCACAGGacagtttcaaaataaaaaaaaaaaaatttgcataatttttttttctttttgtaagtTTTGTACTAGAGAAAAAGAACATTGACACTTTACAGAAGAAATGCGTTTTTAAGATATGCTTATGCCACCCGAGGCGTTGGAAAAACGAAGGTCAAAGCACGTGCAGCTCCCTTTGTGGGTCAGTACAGTACTGTGAGATCCACTCTGCCCCAGCGCCCTGGGACAGAGGCCACGAGCTCCCACCAAAATAAAGAGCCAAGcaaaaagagaggggaaaaaccaGGGAGAGGATTCATGGGGGGCTGATTGCAGATGGGGAGATGAACAGAGTGGATTTGACAGGGTATTTACAGCTCTGCACATCTGACCTGGAATGGAAGGGCACAGGttcaccctgcagggctgaacCTGAGTTCAGCTGCTCCAAGGAGGGAGCCCTGGGGAAGGTTCCCCCGTGAGGGTGGAGATGATGGAGTGAGGGGTGCTGAGCTCCAGGCCAGGCTGCGGGGTGGCCGCGGTGACAGCGCGGTGACAGCGCTGCAGCCTcgctgtggcactgggggatgGAAGCCTCCTGTCATGGCACAATCAGGAATGCACTGAGCTACTGGGAATGGTGGAGATCGGGGTGGGATTGGCCCAGGTCCTCAGCCTTTGGTCCGACAAAACCGTTCCCGTGTCCTGGGATGCCAC from the Prinia subflava isolate CZ2003 ecotype Zambia chromosome 24, Cam_Psub_1.2, whole genome shotgun sequence genome contains:
- the RPL11 gene encoding large ribosomal subunit protein uL5 yields the protein MTGPRLPWQPRPPPARGRRRSHNPPRPRRARLFPASIMAQDQGEKENPMRELRIRKLCLNICVGESGDRLTRAAKVLEQLTGQTPVFSKARYTVRSFGIRRNEKIAVHCTVRGAKAEEILEKGLKVREYELRKNNFSDTGNFGFGIQEHIDLGIKYDPSIGIYGLDFYVVLGRPGFSIADKKRRTGNIGAKHRIGKEEAMRWFQQKYDGIILPGK
- the PPT1 gene encoding palmitoyl-protein thioesterase 1; protein product: MAALMAAVPVLALLGLCLGPAAAATPLVIWHGMGDSCCNPVSMGYIQKLVEKKIPGIYVLSLKIGSNLIQDMENSFFMNANEQVREVCTQLASDPRLQQGYNAMGFSQGGQFLRAVAQRCPAPPMLNLISVGGQHQGVFGFPRCPGESSHLCDWIRKTLNLGAYTKAVQEHLVQAEYWHDPLREEDYRKNSIFLADINQERGINETYKKNLMALKKFVMVKFLNDTMVDPPISEWFGFYKSGQAKETIPLQETSLYKEDRLGLQEMDKAGKLVFLGVQGDHLHFSEQWFDSTILPFLQ